A window of Aeromicrobium sp. Sec7.5 genomic DNA:
CCGCGAGCACGATGCCGTACACGCCGATCGACGTGACGGCCAGGACGTACAGCACCGCGACCGGCATGTCGGTGAGCTGCAGCGGCGTCACGGTGTCGGTGAACGGGATCCGGACCTCGGGACCGAACGGGATCACCGACCAGGCGAGGAAGGCCGGGATCGTCGCGAGGATCGGTGCCAGGACGTAGACGAACTTGTCGGCCGCCTTGACGACGATGTCTTCCTTGAGGGCCAGCTTCACCCCGTCGGCGAGGCTCTGCAGCAGGCCGAACGGACCGTGCACGTTGGGGCCGACGCGGTGCTGCATGCGGGCCACGACCCGACGCTCGAGCCAGATGTTGAACAGCGTGTAGACCACGAGGATCACGAAGATCAGCGTCGCCTTCAGCGCGACGACCCAGAACGGTTCCTGCCCGAAGATCTCACTCATGGGCGTTCACCCCAGTCCGGACGACCGCTGGTTGAGGTGCGAGGGCGCCCAGCGCCCGAGCCTCGAAACCTCGGTCGGCTGAGGTACCCCTTTCGAGGCTCCTCGTTCCGGGTCCTGAGGTGCGAGGAGCGCCAGCGACGAGCCTCGAAGGGCGTCGCACCTCAAGGGTCGGACGGTTGCCGCCGCTCATGCGTCATCTCCCGAGGTCGCGGTGGTGACGCTGCCGTGGCCGAGGCCGAGCTCGCGCAGGTTGACCCCGTTGTTGCCCGGCACCCAGACCACCCCGTCGGGCAGGTCGTCGACCACGGCCGGGAAGACGGCCGAGCCGCCGAGCCGGACCGTGCCGCCGTCGGTGACGCCGACTGACGACCACGTCGCCGCGCTCGCGCGCGCCACGGCTGGCCGAGCGGTCGCGGAGTACTCGGCCTGTCCGTCCTGGCCTCGACCGTCGTCGATCAGCTGACGCCACGCCGACACCACGACGTGCCCGGCGGGCGGACGGGTCTCGGCGGTCGGCGCGGCCGACGGCCCACCGGCCCGGGTGCCGTCCCAGTGGCCGACCGAGTCGTGGTCGGCCAGGGCGTCGGCGGTCGTGCGGAACCCGATCGGTCGCTCCATCTCCTCGGCGATGCCGGCGAGAACGCGGGTGTCGGTGACGGAACCGGGCTCGTGCAGCGCGGTGTCGAACGGTCGGCGGCGACCCTCCCAGGTCACGAAGGTGCCGGACTTCTCGACCGGCGGGGCCACCGGGAGCACGACGTCGGCGAGCTCGGTGACCTCGCTGCGCCGGACCTCGAGACTGATGACCACCTGGGCCGCCGCGAGCGCCGCGCGGGCTCGCGCCGGGTCGGGCAGGTCGGCGACCTCGACGCCGCCGACCACGAGACCCAGCAGGGCGTGGTCGGCCGCGTCGTCGACGATGCTCACGACGTCGCGGCCGCGGATGCCGGGGATGACCGCCACGCCCCAGGCAGCGGCGAGGTCGGCTCGGGCCTCGGCCACGGCGACGGGTCGGGCGCCAGGGAGCAGGTTGGGCAGCAGTCCGGCCTCCACGGCGGCCCGGTCACCCGCGCGCCGCGGGACCCAGGCGAGCCGGGCGCCCTCGAGCGCGGCCAGGGCCGACAGCAGTCCGGGGACCAGAGCCGCGCGTTCGCCGACCAGGACGACGTCACCCGATCCGAGATCGAGTCCGGCGAGCGAGGCCACCTCCTGCCCGGGCACGGTGGGGACCAGGGTCGCGGCGAGCTTCTCGCTGCCGCGGCTGCGGTGGCTGGCGATCGTGACGACCTGGGGGCCGCCGGCCAGCACCGCCTTGCGGAGGCGCAGGAAGATCGTGGCGGCCTCGTCCTCGGGCTCGAGCGCCACGAGCACGACTCGACGGGCTCGGGCGAGCTCGGCGTAGCTGACTCCCAGCCCGGAGCCGGCCACCTGGGCCGCCAGGAAGTCGGCTTCCTCGGGTCCGACGGCGCGGGAGCGGAAGTCGACGTCGTTGGTGCCCAGCGCGACCCGCGCGAAGGCCGACCACCCGTGGGCGTCCTCGAGCGTCAGGCGGCCACCGGGCAGCACGCCGACCGATCCTCGCACCGACTCGAGGAGCCGACCCGCCACGGCGAGGGCGCCGGGCCACGACATCGGCTGCAGCTCACCGTGCTCGTCGCGGACCAGCGGGGTGCGCAGGCGGTCGTCCTGCCGCGTCGAGGTGAACGCGAAACGGTCCTTGTCGCTGATCCACTCCTCGTTGACCTCCGGATCGTCGCCGGCCAGGCGGCGCATGACCGCGCCACGTCGGTGGTCGACGCGGATGGCGGCACCGCAGGCGTCGTGCTCGGCGACCGAGGGCACCGAGACGAGGTCGAACGGGCGGGAACGGAACCGGTAGTCGGCGCTCGTGAGCGCCCCGACGGGGCAGATCTGGATCGTGTTGCCGGAGAAGTAGGAGTGGAACGGTGCGCCCTCGGCGCCGTCGGACGACGGTCCGATGCCCACCTGCTGCTGGGCGCCACGCTCGACCAGCGCGATGAACGGGTCACCAGCCACCTGGTCGGAGAAGCGCGTGCACCGCGCGCACAGCACGCAACGCTCACGGTCGAGCAGCACCTGGGCCGAGACCGGCACGGGCTTGGCGAAGGTGCGCTTCGTCTCGTGGAACCGGGACTCGCCCCGGCCGTGGGTCATGGCCTGGTTCTGCAGCGGGCACTCGCCGCCCTTGTCGCAGACGGGGCAGTCGAGCGGGTGGTTGACCAGCAGGAACTCCATGTTTCCGCGCTGCGCCGTCGCAGCGACCTCCGACGTGAGGTGCGTGCGCACGACCATGCCGGGCGCCGCCTCGATCGTGCACGAGGCCTGCGGCTTCGGGAAGCCTCGACCGTTGCCCGCGTCGGGGATGTCGACGAGGCACTGGCGGCACGCGCCGACGGGCTCGAGCAGCGGGTGGTCGCAGAAGCGCGGGATCTCGATGCCGACGACCTCGGCCGCGCGGATCACGAGGGTGCCCTTCGGGACGCTGACGCTGACGTCGTCGATCGTGAGCGTCACGAGCTCGACCGGCGCCTGGGTGTCCCCCGCTCCTGATGTGCTCTGGGCTTCGAGGGTCATGACGTCAGCTCCGCAGCGAAGAGGGTCGAGGCGATCGGCGGGAAGAGCTCGCTCGACGGGGTGTGCATCCCGGCCTCGAACTCGTCACGGAAGTGCTGGATCGCCGAGGTGATGGGGCTCGTGGCACCGTCGCCGAGCGCGCAGAACGAGCGACCCAGGATGTTGCCGCACAGCTCCTGCAGCAGCTCGATGTCGCCCGTGCGCCCCTCACCGGAGTCGAGCCGGCGCAGCACCTGCACGAGCCACCACGTGCCCTCGCGGCACGGCGTGCACTTGCCGCACGACTCGTGCTTGTAGAACTCGGTCCAGCGCAGGACGCAGCGCACGACCGAGGTGGTCTGGTCGAAGACCTGCAGGGCCTTGGTGCCAAGCATCGAGCCGGCGGCGCCGACGCCCTCGTAGTCGAGCGGCACGTCGAGGTGCTCGGCCGTGAGGATCGGCGTGGAGGACCCGCCCGGGGTCCAGAACTTCAGCTCCGCGTCGGTGCCGTCAGGCTTGGCCCGCATGCCGCCACCGAGCTCGAGCAGCTCGCGCAGCGTGATGCCGAGCGGCGCCTCGTACTGACCGGGACGCTTCACGTGCCCCGAGAGCGAGTAGAGCGTGAACCCCTTGCTCTTCTCGGTGCCCATGGAGCCGAACCACGAGATGCCGTGCTCGACGATGGCCGGCACCGACGCGATCGACTCGACGTTGTTGATGACCGTGGGCGAGGCGTACAGACCCGCGACCGCCGGGAACGGCGGGCGGAGGCGGGGCTGACCGCGGCGCCCCTCGAGCGAGTCGAGGAGCGCGGTCTCCTCGCCGCAGATGTAGGCGCCGGCCCCCGCGTGGACGACGACATCGAGGTTCATGCCCGAGCCGCCGATGTCGGTACCGAGGTGGCCGGCCGCGTAGGCCTCGCGCACGGCCGCCCGCAGGCGCCGCACGACGTGCAGCACCTCCCCGCGGACGTAGATGAACGCCTGCTCCGCCTGGATGGCCCGCGACGCGATGATGACGCCCTCCACGAGCGTGTGCGGGCTCGCCATCATGAGCGGGATGTCCTTGCAGGTGCCCGGCTCCGACTCGTCGGCGTTGACCACGAGGTACGTGGGGTTGGGGTTGTCCTTCGGGATGAACGACCACTTCATGCCCGTCGGGAAGCCGGCGCCACCGCGGCCCCGCAGGCCGGACTCCTTGACGAGCTCAATCAGGTCGGCCGGGGTCATCGTGAGGGCCTTGGCGAGCGCGCCGTAGCCGCCGCGGTCGGTGTAGGCGTCGAGCGTCCACGCGCGGTCGTCGGCCCAGCCGGCGCTCAGCACGGGTGTCAGCGTGTCGGTCATGTCGCGCCACCTTCCACGTCGGCCTCGGACTCCTCGGCGACGGTCTCCGACTCAGCACGCGAGGTGTCGGCCTCGGCTGCCGCCTCAGTCTTGCTCTCGTCGGGACTGGCGGCGCCGGCCTCGCTGCTGGGGGCCGCCCAGCCGCGCTCGTTCGCGATCTCGAGGCCGGCGAGCGAGGCGCCGCTGGCGGCCGGGCCCTCGTCGACGCGACCGTCCTCGAAGCCGGCGAGCACGCGCTCGGCCTCGCGCCACGACGTGATCGTGGCGCCTCGCGGGGAGGCCACGTCCTCGCCCGCCCGCAGCCGGTCGACCAGGTCGACCGCGCTGCTCGGGTCCTGGTCGTCGAAGAACTCCCAGTTGACCATCACGACCGGAGCGAAGTCGCAGGCCGCGTTGCACTCGACCCGCTCGAGCGTGACCTGGCCGTCGGCCGTGGTCTCGTCGTGCCCCACCCCGAGGTGCTCGGACACGCGCTCGAAGATCGCGTCGCCGCCCATCACGGCGCACAGCGTGTTGGTGCAGACGCCGACGTGGTGCGTGCCCATCGGGCGACGCTTGTACATCGTGTAGAACGTCGCGACGCCCGACACCTCGGCCGCGCTCAGGCCCAGCAGCTCGGCGCACAGCTCGATGCCCTCGGTCGACACGTGGCCCTCGACCGACTGCACGAGGTGCAGCATCGGCAGCAGCGCCGACCGCGCCTGCGGATACCGCCCCATCAACCCACGGAGCTCGTCAATCGTCTCCTCGTCAAACGGGCTCAACGGTCAACACCGCCCATGACGGGGTCGATGCTGGCGACGGCCACGATGACGTCGGAGATCATGCTGCCCTCGCTCATGATCGAGGTGCCCTGCAGGTTGACGAAGGACGGGTCGCGGAAGTGCACGCGGTACGGCCGGGTGCCGCCGTCGGAGACCGCATGGCACCCGATCTCGCCGCGGGGCGACTCGATCGCGGTGTAGACCTGTCCGGGCGGCACCCGGAACCCCTCCGTCACGAGCTTGAAGTGGTGGATCAGCGCCTCCATCGACTCGCCCATGATGTGGGCGATGTGCTCGGCGGAGTTGCCCTGGCCGTCGGACCCGACGGAGAGCTGCGAGGGCCAGGCGATCTTGCGGTCGGCCACCATGACCGGGTCGCCCGTGTTGGCCTCCAGGCGCGTGAGGCACTGCTCCACGATGCGCAGCGACTCCCACATCTCGTCGAGGCGCACCCGGAAGCGGCCGTAGGCATCGGGCTCGTCCCACGTGACCACGTCGAAGTCGTACGTGTCGTAGCCCCAGTAGGGCTGCGTGCGCCGCAGGTCCCAGTCGTAGCCGGTCGCGCGGAGCACCGGGCCGGTGAGCCCGAGCGCGAGGCAGCCGGAGAGCTCGAGGTGGCCCACGCCCTTGAGGCGACGCTTGAAGATCGGGTTGGCGTTGCAGAGGGCCGCGTACTCCGGGAGCCGCTTGCGCAGCATGGCCACCGTGTCCCGCACCCGCTGCACGCCGTCCTCGGGCAGGTCGAGCGCAACGCCGCCCGGGCGGAAGTAGGCGTGGTTCATGCGTAGGCCGGTGATCGCCTCGAAGCAGTCGAGGATCAGCTCACGGTCGCGGAAGCCGCACGTCATGACCGTCAGGGCGCCGATCTCCATGCCACCCGTGGCGATGCAGACCAGGTGCGAGCTGATGCGATTCAGCTCCAGCATCAGGACTCGGATGTCTTGGGCGCGCTGGGGGATCTGGTCCTCGATCTGGAGGAGCCGCTCGACCGCCGCGACGTAGGCCGCCTCGTTCGAGAACGGGGCCACGTAGTCCATGCGGGTGCAGAACGTCACGCCCTGCGTCCAGGTGCGGTACTCCATGTTCTTCTCGATGCCCGTGTGCAGGTACCCGATGCCGGCCCGGGCGTCGGTGACGGACTCGCCGTCGATCTCGAGGACGAGGCGGAGCACGCCGTGCGTCGACGGGTGCTGCGGGCCCATGTTGACGACGATGTGATCGCCGTCGGCCAGGGACGGGTCGATCGTGTCCCAGTCCTGACCGGTGACGGTGAAGACCGGGCCGTCGGCCGAGTCGGTCGTGCCCGCGTACGGGTCGTTCGTGGTGGTCATGCGTGGGCTCCTTCGCACTGACCGAGGTTGCGAGGCTCGCGCGCCGGAGCGCACTCGCACCTCGACCACCGGTGGTTGAGGTGCGCCCTTCGAGGCTCGCTCGTTCCTCGCTCGCACCTCAGGGAGCGGTGATGGATGCCGACTGCACTCATCAGGAGTACCTCCGACGCTCGTCCGGGGCCGGGATCGTGGCGCCCTTGTACTCGACCGGGATGCCGCCGAGCGGGTAGTCCTTGCGCTGCGGGTGCCCCGGCCAGTCGTCGGGCATGAGGATGCGGGTCAGGCCCGGGTGGCCGTCGAAGACGATGCCGAACATGTCCCACGCCTCGCGCTCGTGCCAGTCGGCCGTGGGGTAGACGCCCGTGATGCTCGGCAGGTGCGGATCGGCGTCGGCGACCGAGACCTCGACACGGATGCGGCGGCGAAAGCTCATCGAGGTCAGGTGGATCACGACGTGCAGCTCGCGGCCCACCTCGCCGGGGTAGTGCACCGCCGACAACGACGAGCACAGCTCGAAGCGCAGCGTGGGGTCGTCGCGCAGGTGACGGGCCGTCTCGACGAGCAGCTCGCGGCGGACGTGGAACGTGATCTCGCCTCGGTCGACGACGACCTTCTCGATCGCGCCGGCCACCCCGTCCTCGAGGTGCTCGGCGACCTCGTCGAACCAGCCGCCGAACGGTGCGGTGCTCGGCGGCGGCATGAGGACCGGTCGGGTCAGGCCGCCGAAGCCGCTCGTGTCGCCCGTGCCCGTGACGCCGAAGGCGCCCTCACGGACCCCGATGACCTCCAGCTGCTGGGCGTCGCTGGGGACGACGGCCGTCTCGGGCGTCGTCTGGTCGTCCTGACTCACCGCAGCAGGCCCTTCTGCGCCAGGGTCGGGGTGGCGGACAGCGCGACGGTCTCGAGCTCGGTGATCTCGTTCTCGCGGTTCACGCCGAGCTTGGTGTGCTGGATCTTGTCGTGCAGCTTGAGCACGGCGTCGATCAGCATCTCGGGTCGCGGCGGGCAGCCCGGCAGGTACATGTCGACCGGCACGACGTGGTCGACGCCCTGCACGATCGCGTAGTTGTTGAACATGCCGCCCGAGCTCGCGCACACGCCCATCGCGAGCACATACTTCGGCTCGGCCATCTGGTCGTAGATCTGTCGCAGGACGGGGGCCATCTTGTTGCTGACGCGTCCGGCCACGATCATCAGGTCGGCCTGGCGCGGGCTGGGACGGAAGACCTCCATGCCGAAGCGCGAGGAGTCGAACCGGGGCGCACCGAACGTCATCATCTCGATCGCGCAGCACGCGAGGCCGAACGTGGCCGGCCAGAACGAGGCCTTGCGCATGTAGCCCGCGAGGCCCTCGACGGTCGACAGCAGGACTCCGCTGGGAAGCTTCTCCTCAAGACCCATCAGGTCCACTCCATTCCACCGCGACGCCACTCGTAGGCGTAGACGATCGTGAGGTTGACGAGGAACAGCAGCACCGCGAGGACCGCGAACCACGTCAGCTGGTCGAAGGCGACCGCGAAGGGGTACAGGAAGACGATCTCGATGTCGAAGACGATGAACATCATCGCGGTGAAGAAGTACTTGACGCTGACCTTGCCGCCGCCGTCGGGCAGGGGACTGGGCGAGATGCCGGACTCGTACCGGTCGAGCTTCGCGCGGTTGTACCGACGCGGGCCGGTGAAGGGGGCGATCGCGATGCTGAAGACGGCAAAGCCCGCCGCAAGAGCGCCCAGCACCAGGACCGGGGTGTAGGCGTCCATCGCACCTCCCGCAGGGCATTCGGTCGGATGAATGACGGGCTGTGAACCGGGTCACATCCGCGTCGCGGCACACGCTACGCCCGCCTGAGAGCCTTGTGTAACTTAGGTCACACTAAGAAGATCGGAGGCGTGGTCCGCCCCGGCGCCTGCGAGAGGATGGACCCGTGCCCGCCGCTCGTCGCATCCTCGTCGCGGGCCGACCCGGCGCTGGGAAGTCGACGCTCGCCCGGCAGGTCGCCGCCGCAGCCGATGTGCCGTACACCGAGCTCGACGCGCTGCACCACGGTCCGGACTGGACGCCGCGGCCGCAGTTCGACGACGACGTGCTGGCGCTCGCCACGTCCGAGGCCTGGGTCACGGAGTGGCAGTACCCGCAGGCTCGTCCCGTGCTGGCGGCCCACGCGGACCTGCTGGTGTGGCTCGACCTGCCGGTGCGGGTCACGATGACGCGACTGACCCGGCGCACCGTGGGCCGGGTGCGGAACCGCACCGAGCTCTGGGCCGGCAACGTCGAGCCGCCCCTGCGCACGGTCTTCACCGAGCCGAACCACATCGTCCGCTGGGCCTGGCGCACGCGCCACGACTACCGCACGCTCGTGCCCGAGGCACGCGCCGCCCACCCCGACCTGGCCCTGGTCCACCTCAGGAGCCAGGCCGACACCGAGGCGTACCTCCAGGCGCTCCGCGCCCAAGCCCCCTAGGTACCGCTCGCGAGAGAGTTTGTTGGTGCCGACGAGAGACTTTGTTGGTGGCCAGGAGAGACTTTGTTGCGACTCAGCCGGGCTTGACCGAGTGGTGCAGCGCCACGATGCCGCCGGAGAGGTTGTGCCACTCGACCCGCCCCCAGCCCGCCTCGACGAACCGCAGCGCGAGGCCCTTCTGGTCGGGCCAGGCGCGGATCGACTCGGCGAGGTAGACGTACGAGTCGGGGTTCGACGACACCGCACGCGCCACCGGCGGCAGCGTCCGCATCAGGTAGTTGACGTAGAGGCCACGGAACGGTGCCCAGGTCGGCGTGCTGAACTCGCACACCACGACGCGCCCGCCGGGGCGGGTGACGCGCAGCAGCTCGCGCAGGCCCTCGACCGGGTCGTGGATGTTGCGCAGGCCGAACGAGATCGTGACGGCGTCGAAGGAGTCGTCGGCGAAGGGCAGGCGCATCCCGTCGCCAGCCGTGAACGGCAGGTCGGGAAACTGCTGCTTGCCCACGCGCAGCATGCCGAGCGAGAAGTCGCAGGGCACCACGAGCGCCCCGGCGGCCGCGAAGGGCTCGCTGGAGGTCCCGGTGCCGGCCGCGAGGTCGAGGATGCGCTCCCCCGGCTGCGGGTCGACGAGGTCGACGACGGCTCGGCGCCAGCGACGGTCCTGCCCGAGCGAGAGGACGTCGTTCGTGAGGTCGTAGCGATCCGCGACCTGGTCGAACATGCTCGCGACCGCGCGGGGGTCCTTGTCCAATCCGGCTCGACTCACCCGATCACTCTCCCACGGGTATCGTGGATCGTCGTGACCAACCCCGCCGGACCTGCCGCCTCGGACGCCCCCGTGCGTCTCCTGGTCCGCACCCGCGAGGTCGAGGTCGACGACCTGCTGGCCCTGGTCCCCTCGCACGACTTCCTCGCCTGGGTGCACGACGGCGACGGCCTCGTGGGGTGGGGACGCGCCGCCACGTACGACGTCACCGGCACCGACCGCTTCGCCGAGGCCTCCCGCTGGTGGGACACCGTGCGGCGCCAGGCCGTCGTGCGCGACGAGGTCGGCGCGCCCGGCTCGGGCCTCGTGGCGTTCGGCACGTTCGACTTCGCCGCCGACGGGGCCGGGCACCTCACCGTGCCCGAGGTCGTGGTGGGCCGGCGCGACGGACGCACCTGGGTCTCGACGATCGGCGCCGCCCTCACCCCGGTTCCCGACCTGCGACCCACCGACCGACCGGCGCCGCCCGGGCCGGTCACGTTCGACGACGGCGACGTCGAGGCGTGGACCGCCACCGTCGCCGCGGCCGTGCAGCGCATCGACGACGACGAGCTCGACAAGGTCGTGCTCGCGCGGGCCAGCCGAGCTCAGTTCGAGCACCCGCTGGACGTCCGGTGGCCGCTGGCCCGCCTCGCCCGCGACTACCCGGCCTGCTGGACGTTCCACGTCGACGGATTCTTCGGGTCGACGCCCGAGATGCTGGTGCGGCTCGACAGCGGCCTGGTGACCTCGCGCGTGCTCGCCGGCACGATCCGCCGCACCGGCGACGACGCGCACGACGCCGCCCTGGCGGGTTCGCTCGCCCGGTCGAGCAAGGACCTCGAGGAGCACGAGTACGCGGTGCGCTCGGTCGCCGACGCGCTGCACAGCCACTGCTCGGCGGTGCAGCGCTCGGAGTCGCCGTTCGTGCTGCACCTGCCCAACGTCATGCACCTCGCCACCGACGTCGCGGGCGTCGTGCCCGCCGGCACCTCGGTGCTGTCCGTGGTCGCCGACCTGCACCCGTCAGCCGCCGTCGGCGGTACCCCCACGGCCGACGCCATCGCGCTGATCGCGCAGATCGAGGGACTCGACCGCGGCCGCTACGCCGGTCCGGTCGGCTGGATCGACGGCAACGGCGACGGCGAGTGGGGCATCGGCCTGCGGTCGGCCGAGCTCGCGCCCGACGCCCGCTCGGCCCGGCTTTTCGCCGGCTGCGGCATCGTCGCCGGATCAGTTCCCGCCGACGAGCTCGCCGAGTCCGACGCCAAGCTCATCCCGGTCCGCGCCGCCCTCTCCCCCCGCGACTGAACGTTCCCCTCGCGAGGGGGCTTGGTGGTGCCGGCGAGAGCGTGGGCGCGTCGCGCCTCGAGGTCGTCCACCACGAAGCGCAACAAAGTCGCTCGTGACCACCAACAAAGTCGCTCCTGACCACCAACAAAGTCTCTCGCGAGCGGAACGTCAGGTGGGGGTGACGGGCGTGGGGAAGCGCGGGGCGAGGGTGTCGCCGGAGGACGTGCCGCGGAGGCGGCGGCCGATCCAGGGGCCGGCGTGCTCGCGGGCCCAGGCCACGTTGGCCGACCGGCGCTCGGCCGGTGACCGGGGCGGGGGCGGCGGCAGCACCGGCGGCTGGAGGTCGTGGTCGACGCCGAGCGCGTCGAGCACCGCGATCGCCATGCGCTCGTGGCCGGCCCGCGACATGTGCATGCGATCGATGTCCCAGTAGCGGTCGTCGCGGTACTCGCGCAGCCGCCAGAAGTCGACGAGGGTCGCCCCGTGCCGCTCGGCGACCTCCCGCACGAGCTCGTTGTAGATCGCGAACCGGCCCCGCAGGAACGCGAAGACCGGCGCCTCGCCCGGGTCGTAGGCCGTGAACATCACGACGTGCGCCCGCTCCGACAGCCGCGCCACCGCGGTGTCGTACTCCGCCACGAGGGCGTCGATGTCGATCCGCGGCCGCAGCACGTCGTTCGCACCGCCGTAGATCGAGACGAGGTCCGGCTCCAGCGCCAGCGCCGGGGCGACCTGCTCGGCCAGGATCGGCCGCAGCTTGCGACCTCGGATCGCCAAGTTCGCGTAGGTCAGTGCGGGATCGCGCTGCGCGAGGGCGGCGGCACATCGGTCGGCCCATCCGTGAACCCCGTTGGGTCGGCCGGGATCGGCGTCGCCGACGCCTTCGGTGAAGGAGTCTCCGAGGGCGACGTAACGGCGGAATCGCATGCCTGAAGGCTAGACGGCGACGTCGCACCCACGACCGGGGCACCGGACAGCACCGGCGGCGTCAGTGCCGGGTAGCGCGGCGCGAGGCCGTCGCCCAGCGAGCGCCCCCGCACACGGCGCAGGACCCACGGGACGGCGTGGCGCGCGAGCCACGCCAGGCGGTGACGGCGTCCGCGTGAGGCGGCGCGCAGCTCCGGCTCGACCGACGCGGTGGGCGCGAGTCCGATCGCCGCGCAGACCGCGCCGGCCACGACCGCGTGGCCGGATGCAGCCAGGTGGAGGCGGTCGTCGCCCCACAACCGGCGATCGCCCAGGTCGAGCACGTCCCAGAGGTCGACGACGGTGGCGTCGTGGCGGCGCGCGATGCGACGCACGAGCTCGTTGTAGATCGCGATGCGCCCACGGAACGGACGGAAGACCCACACGGGCTCGGGATCGCTGATCGTGAACAGCAGCACGCGGGCCCCGGTGGCGCGGACCGCGACCACGACGTCCTCGTAGGCCGCCATGAGCTCGTCCATGCGCACGCGTAGGCGCATCAGGTCGTTGACCCCGGCGAACAGGGCCACCAGGTCCGGGCGCAGCGCGAGCGCCGGACCGAGCTGCTCCGCCACGACCTGCTCGAGCCGCTTGCCGCGGATCGCGAGGTTGGCGTACTGCACGCCCGGCGTCGCGACCGACATCTGCTCGGCGACCCGGTCGGCCCAGCCGCGCACCCCGTTCGGGCGCTGCGGATCGGGGTCGCCCATCCCCTCGGTGAAGGAGTCGCCGAGGGCGACAAACCGCCGGTGGATGATCCGCCTCGTCACCCCTGCAGGCTACGGGGACCACGGCGGCCACCGGTCAGGCGGCCGGTGAACGACACGTGACCCGCCGGGCAACTCTCGCCCGGCGGGTCACGTGGGGTGCTGCTGACGGAGTCAGAGCTGGGTCAGCGCAGGGTCTTGCGGCCGCCGTACAGCAGGTTGATCAGCAGGGCGGCGTTCTTGTCGGTCGACTCGTCGCGCTGCATCGACGTGAGGTTGAGCAGCGGCTTGAAGCGCTGACGCGTGATCGCCTTGGCGTACGTGAACTCGCGCAGGCCATCGGGGCCGTGGATCCGGCCGAAGCCGGACTGGCCGACACCACCGAACGGCAGGGACGGGACCCCGGCGAACATCGCCACGGCGTTGATCGAGGTCATGCCCGACCGGACCCGCTCGGCGATCGAGACCGCGCGCCGCTTGCCGTAGACCGAGCCGGCGAGCCCGTACTCCGTGGCGTTGGTGAGCTGCACGGCCTCGTCCATGTCGTCGACCGGGTTGACGACGAGCGTCGGGCCGAAGGTCTCCTCCGTGACGGCCTGGGAGTCCTCCGGGACGTGGGTGATGATCGTGGGCTGCACGAAGCGCTCGCCGACCGCGTCGGAGCCACCCAGCACGACCCGGCCACCCTTGGCGATCGCG
This region includes:
- the nuoE gene encoding NADH-quinone oxidoreductase subunit NuoE: MGRYPQARSALLPMLHLVQSVEGHVSTEGIELCAELLGLSAAEVSGVATFYTMYKRRPMGTHHVGVCTNTLCAVMGGDAIFERVSEHLGVGHDETTADGQVTLERVECNAACDFAPVVMVNWEFFDDQDPSSAVDLVDRLRAGEDVASPRGATITSWREAERVLAGFEDGRVDEGPAASGASLAGLEIANERGWAAPSSEAGAASPDESKTEAAAEADTSRAESETVAEESEADVEGGAT
- a CDS encoding NADH-quinone oxidoreductase subunit C translates to MSQDDQTTPETAVVPSDAQQLEVIGVREGAFGVTGTGDTSGFGGLTRPVLMPPPSTAPFGGWFDEVAEHLEDGVAGAIEKVVVDRGEITFHVRRELLVETARHLRDDPTLRFELCSSLSAVHYPGEVGRELHVVIHLTSMSFRRRIRVEVSVADADPHLPSITGVYPTADWHEREAWDMFGIVFDGHPGLTRILMPDDWPGHPQRKDYPLGGIPVEYKGATIPAPDERRRYS
- a CDS encoding NADH-quinone oxidoreductase subunit D codes for the protein MTTTNDPYAGTTDSADGPVFTVTGQDWDTIDPSLADGDHIVVNMGPQHPSTHGVLRLVLEIDGESVTDARAGIGYLHTGIEKNMEYRTWTQGVTFCTRMDYVAPFSNEAAYVAAVERLLQIEDQIPQRAQDIRVLMLELNRISSHLVCIATGGMEIGALTVMTCGFRDRELILDCFEAITGLRMNHAYFRPGGVALDLPEDGVQRVRDTVAMLRKRLPEYAALCNANPIFKRRLKGVGHLELSGCLALGLTGPVLRATGYDWDLRRTQPYWGYDTYDFDVVTWDEPDAYGRFRVRLDEMWESLRIVEQCLTRLEANTGDPVMVADRKIAWPSQLSVGSDGQGNSAEHIAHIMGESMEALIHHFKLVTEGFRVPPGQVYTAIESPRGEIGCHAVSDGGTRPYRVHFRDPSFVNLQGTSIMSEGSMISDVIVAVASIDPVMGGVDR
- the nuoF gene encoding NADH-quinone oxidoreductase subunit NuoF; the protein is MTDTLTPVLSAGWADDRAWTLDAYTDRGGYGALAKALTMTPADLIELVKESGLRGRGGAGFPTGMKWSFIPKDNPNPTYLVVNADESEPGTCKDIPLMMASPHTLVEGVIIASRAIQAEQAFIYVRGEVLHVVRRLRAAVREAYAAGHLGTDIGGSGMNLDVVVHAGAGAYICGEETALLDSLEGRRGQPRLRPPFPAVAGLYASPTVINNVESIASVPAIVEHGISWFGSMGTEKSKGFTLYSLSGHVKRPGQYEAPLGITLRELLELGGGMRAKPDGTDAELKFWTPGGSSTPILTAEHLDVPLDYEGVGAAGSMLGTKALQVFDQTTSVVRCVLRWTEFYKHESCGKCTPCREGTWWLVQVLRRLDSGEGRTGDIELLQELCGNILGRSFCALGDGATSPITSAIQHFRDEFEAGMHTPSSELFPPIASTLFAAELTS
- a CDS encoding NuoB/complex I 20 kDa subunit family protein is translated as MGLEEKLPSGVLLSTVEGLAGYMRKASFWPATFGLACCAIEMMTFGAPRFDSSRFGMEVFRPSPRQADLMIVAGRVSNKMAPVLRQIYDQMAEPKYVLAMGVCASSGGMFNNYAIVQGVDHVVPVDMYLPGCPPRPEMLIDAVLKLHDKIQHTKLGVNRENEITELETVALSATPTLAQKGLLR
- a CDS encoding NADH-quinone oxidoreductase subunit G, coding for MTLEAQSTSGAGDTQAPVELVTLTIDDVSVSVPKGTLVIRAAEVVGIEIPRFCDHPLLEPVGACRQCLVDIPDAGNGRGFPKPQASCTIEAAPGMVVRTHLTSEVAATAQRGNMEFLLVNHPLDCPVCDKGGECPLQNQAMTHGRGESRFHETKRTFAKPVPVSAQVLLDRERCVLCARCTRFSDQVAGDPFIALVERGAQQQVGIGPSSDGAEGAPFHSYFSGNTIQICPVGALTSADYRFRSRPFDLVSVPSVAEHDACGAAIRVDHRRGAVMRRLAGDDPEVNEEWISDKDRFAFTSTRQDDRLRTPLVRDEHGELQPMSWPGALAVAGRLLESVRGSVGVLPGGRLTLEDAHGWSAFARVALGTNDVDFRSRAVGPEEADFLAAQVAGSGLGVSYAELARARRVVLVALEPEDEAATIFLRLRKAVLAGGPQVVTIASHRSRGSEKLAATLVPTVPGQEVASLAGLDLGSGDVVLVGERAALVPGLLSALAALEGARLAWVPRRAGDRAAVEAGLLPNLLPGARPVAVAEARADLAAAWGVAVIPGIRGRDVVSIVDDAADHALLGLVVGGVEVADLPDPARARAALAAAQVVISLEVRRSEVTELADVVLPVAPPVEKSGTFVTWEGRRRPFDTALHEPGSVTDTRVLAGIAEEMERPIGFRTTADALADHDSVGHWDGTRAGGPSAAPTAETRPPAGHVVVSAWRQLIDDGRGQDGQAEYSATARPAVARASAATWSSVGVTDGGTVRLGGSAVFPAVVDDLPDGVVWVPGNNGVNLRELGLGHGSVTTATSGDDA